One region of Carya illinoinensis cultivar Pawnee chromosome 8, C.illinoinensisPawnee_v1, whole genome shotgun sequence genomic DNA includes:
- the LOC122274170 gene encoding putative kinase-like protein TMKL1: protein MMNTHMLILVLGPTSTALLVVLILVILFYRKRTVKNGREDMENMDRKYGVEAQIEELITFHGGQDLTISDILDAPGEVVGKSTYGTLYKALMQQSTTLRLLRFLRPVCCARGEEFVDVIRLLGCIRHPNLVPLLGFYGGLRGEKLLVHPFYRRGNLAEFIRDGNGDSHKWANIYSISIGIAKGLEHLHTGFQKPIIHGNLKSKNVLLDCNYQPYVSDFGLHLLLNATAGQEMLETLASEGYKPPELIKMRDASEETDIYSFGVILLELLSGKEPINENPTSEEDDFFLPNFMRNAVLGHRIGDLFRPDILLSNNNDDENRVTEERILKLFQLAMTCCSPSHFVRPNIKQVLWKLEDIGK from the exons TAGTTCTTGGACCAACTTCAACAGCTTTGTTGGTAGTTCTCATACTTGTCATCTTGTTTTACCGCAAAAGAACGGTGAAAAATGGTCGTGAAGATATGGAAAACATGGACCGGAAATATGGAGTTGAGGCACAGATAGAGGAGTTGATCACTTTCCATGGTGGGCAGGACCTGACAATAAGTGACATTCTGGATGCTCCGGGCGAAGTGGTTGGAAAGTCCACCTATGGCACGCTGTATAAGGCCTTAATGCAACAGAGCACCACGTTGAGGCTGCTGAGGTTTCTGAGGCCAGTTTGCTGTGCCAGAGGTGAGGAATTTGTTGATGTGATTCGTCTTCTGGGATGCATAAGGCATCCCAACTTGGTGCCTCTTCTAGGATTCTATGGAGGGCTGAGGGGAGAGAAGCTTCTTGTTCATCCGTTTTACAGGCGCGGCAATCTGGCCGAATTCATTCGAG ATGGAAACGGTGACTCTCACAAATGGGCCAACATTTATAGCATCTCAATTGGTATAGCCAAGGGTTTGGAACATCTCCATACAGGATTCCAGAAGCCCATAATCCATGGAAACCTCAAGTCTAAAAACGTACTTTTGGATTGCAATTACCAACCATACGTCTCAGACTTTGGCCTTCACCTTCTACTGAATGCTACTGCTGGCCAAGAAATGCTTGAAACTTTAGCATCTGAGGGCTACAAACCTCCTGAGTTAATCAAAATGAGAGACGCAAGCGAAGAGACTGATATCTACAGCTTTGGGGTAATCTTACTTGAACTTCTTTCAGGGAAGGAACCGATCAATGAGAACCCAACTTCTGAGGAGGATGATTTCTTTCTGCCTAACTTCATGAGAAACGCGGTCCTTGGACATAGGATCGGAGACTTATTTCGTCCAGACATACTTCTCAGCAACAACAACGATGATGAGAATCGGGTTACTGAAGAACGCATTCTCAAATTGTTTCAGCTTGCTATGACTTGTTGTTCTCCTTCTCATTTTGTTAGGCCCAATATCAAGCAAGTCCTCTGGAAGCTTGAAGATATAGGAAAATAA